The following proteins are co-located in the Lacticaseibacillus paracasei subsp. paracasei genome:
- the rnjA gene encoding ribonuclease J1: MKLNIKNNETAVFAVGGLGEIGKNMYGVQFQDEIIVIDAGIKFPEDDLLGIDYVISDYSYLVQNKDKIKALVITHGHEDHIGGIPYFLQQVPNVPIYAGPLAAALIRGKLEEHGLLRTTKLTEINEDTVLKFKKLSVEFFRTTHSIPDTLGIAVHTPQGIVIQTGDFKFDLTPVGDQPSPNFQKMCRFAEEGVLVLMSDSTNAEVPTFTKSERFVGKSIRHIFDRIDGRIIFATFASNISRIAQAADAAMAHGRKIAVFGRSMETAMVNGRELGYLNIPDDVLIDAHQLNSMPADKVMILCTGSQGEPMAALSRIANGTHRQISIQPGDTVIFSSNPIPGNTVSVNHVINQLSEAGAEVIHGKVNNVHTSGHGGQEDQKLMLRLIKPKFFMACHGEYRMQKIHCELAQQCGVPEKNCYIMENGDVLALTQDSARIAGHFPAGDVYIDGNGVGDIGNAVIRDRRMLSEEGLVVVVATINMQKQAVLAGPDLLSRGFIYMRESGELINQAQRRVYRTIKSTFSSSEKVTEASLKDAITSNLQEFLFDKTERHPVILPMLILL; the protein is encoded by the coding sequence ATGAAATTAAATATTAAGAATAACGAAACCGCCGTCTTTGCTGTCGGCGGTTTAGGTGAAATTGGGAAGAACATGTACGGGGTTCAATTCCAAGATGAAATCATCGTGATTGATGCAGGGATCAAGTTCCCTGAAGATGATCTGCTTGGGATTGATTATGTCATTTCCGATTATTCCTACTTGGTTCAAAACAAAGACAAGATCAAAGCACTGGTTATTACTCACGGACATGAAGATCATATTGGTGGTATTCCCTACTTCTTACAGCAGGTACCGAATGTGCCAATTTACGCTGGTCCGTTAGCAGCAGCTTTGATTCGTGGCAAACTTGAAGAACACGGTTTGTTACGCACTACCAAATTAACTGAAATTAACGAAGACACCGTGTTGAAGTTCAAAAAACTTAGTGTTGAGTTCTTCCGCACGACCCACAGTATTCCGGATACGCTGGGCATCGCGGTTCATACACCGCAAGGCATCGTCATTCAAACCGGGGACTTCAAGTTTGATCTCACGCCGGTTGGCGATCAGCCATCCCCTAACTTCCAAAAAATGTGCCGGTTCGCCGAAGAAGGCGTGCTGGTACTGATGTCGGATTCAACCAACGCGGAAGTACCGACATTTACTAAGTCAGAACGATTTGTTGGCAAGTCAATTCGCCACATTTTTGATCGAATTGATGGTCGCATCATATTTGCCACCTTTGCGTCAAACATTTCACGGATCGCCCAAGCAGCTGATGCGGCAATGGCACACGGTCGTAAAATTGCTGTTTTTGGCCGTTCAATGGAAACTGCGATGGTCAATGGCCGCGAACTTGGCTACCTTAACATCCCTGATGACGTCTTGATTGATGCCCATCAACTTAATTCGATGCCAGCTGATAAAGTGATGATCCTCTGTACCGGTTCACAAGGCGAACCAATGGCAGCGCTGAGCCGAATTGCTAATGGCACGCATCGACAAATCAGTATTCAACCTGGGGATACCGTCATCTTCTCCAGTAATCCGATTCCCGGCAATACTGTCAGTGTTAATCACGTGATCAATCAGCTAAGTGAAGCTGGTGCCGAGGTCATCCATGGCAAGGTCAACAACGTCCACACTTCCGGTCACGGCGGTCAAGAAGACCAGAAGCTTATGTTGCGGCTAATCAAGCCAAAATTCTTTATGGCTTGCCATGGTGAATATCGGATGCAAAAGATTCATTGCGAACTTGCCCAACAATGCGGCGTCCCTGAAAAGAATTGCTACATTATGGAAAATGGCGATGTATTAGCTCTTACGCAAGATAGTGCTCGAATTGCCGGTCACTTCCCTGCTGGCGATGTTTACATTGATGGTAATGGTGTCGGCGACATCGGTAATGCTGTCATTCGCGATCGGCGCATGTTGTCTGAGGAAGGCTTGGTTGTGGTCGTTGCCACGATCAATATGCAAAAACAAGCGGTCTTAGCTGGTCCTGATCTGCTTTCTCGCGGCTTCATCTATATGCGTGAATCCGGCGAGTTGATTAATCAGGCTCAGCGGCGCGTCTATCGCACCA
- a CDS encoding DNA-dependent RNA polymerase subunit epsilon — MIYKVLYQKDKIQNPRRETTQTLYLEAPSAVEARALVEKNTPYNIEFIQELSGNFLEYEEKSANFKLTTF, encoded by the coding sequence ATGATCTACAAAGTCTTATATCAGAAAGACAAGATTCAAAATCCACGACGGGAAACAACCCAGACGCTTTACCTCGAGGCGCCATCTGCGGTTGAAGCGCGTGCGCTTGTTGAAAAGAACACGCCTTATAATATTGAATTCATCCAGGAATTATCCGGAAACTTCCTGGAATACGAGGAAAAGTCAGCCAACTTTAAGCTGACAACTTTCTAA
- the def gene encoding peptide deformylase — translation MYLMKDITRDGAKVLRETAKPVTFPLSDEDKQLAHDMMAYLVISQDEEQNEKYHLRPGVGLAAPQVGQSKAMAAVLVPGDDNEILFKEVLINPRIISNSVQHAALAEGEGCLSVDKDVPGYVVRADRITISYQNEAGEHKKIRLKNYPAIVCQHEIDHLNGVLFYDHINKEHPFTIDPDAVIIK, via the coding sequence GTGTATTTGATGAAGGATATCACGCGCGATGGGGCCAAGGTCCTGCGTGAAACGGCAAAGCCAGTCACGTTCCCACTTTCTGACGAGGACAAGCAACTGGCGCATGATATGATGGCTTACTTGGTCATCAGCCAAGATGAAGAACAAAACGAAAAGTATCATTTGCGTCCTGGCGTTGGACTAGCTGCGCCACAAGTTGGGCAAAGCAAGGCGATGGCTGCTGTTTTGGTTCCCGGTGACGATAATGAAATCCTCTTTAAAGAAGTTTTGATTAATCCGCGGATCATCAGCAACAGCGTTCAACATGCTGCTTTGGCTGAAGGCGAAGGTTGCCTGTCCGTTGATAAAGATGTTCCCGGATATGTCGTCCGGGCTGATCGGATTACCATCAGTTATCAAAATGAAGCCGGTGAACATAAAAAGATTCGTCTGAAGAACTATCCGGCTATCGTTTGCCAGCACGAAATCGATCACTTAAATGGCGTCCTGTTTTACGATCATATTAATAAGGAACATCCTTTCACCATCGACCCGGATGCCGTCATTATCAAGTAA
- a CDS encoding ATPase produces MLMMVSSGLSRYEAQKAQQTVTPRPNTINKASLFLPLLIMTAGVSGLISVITRNWLLTVVIGVLLSMMMAVIVYLLTAATRHQGDPKQTVLVVREGLVRQVSANDLVVGDVLMLTTGEKLPVDVALAPDAHVSLPSDLAGLLALIGRQVPAGVGIAGAVMATDAQATVTAVLRDGLVDHAFAQLNGKTENHAPASLVTSAAVGFVLALKQIFRVSGIAVSLLASELLRSKQVNRAQQVRLHADLAQHATLVGAMKHHSKTSDFRHNQDPVS; encoded by the coding sequence ATGTTGATGATGGTTTCGAGTGGCCTGTCACGCTACGAAGCGCAAAAGGCCCAACAAACAGTTACACCACGTCCTAATACGATCAACAAGGCAAGTCTCTTCTTACCGTTGTTGATCATGACTGCCGGTGTCAGTGGCTTGATCAGTGTGATCACTCGCAACTGGCTTCTTACAGTTGTTATCGGCGTGTTGCTTAGTATGATGATGGCTGTGATCGTTTATCTGCTCACAGCTGCTACCCGACATCAGGGCGATCCCAAACAGACGGTTTTGGTTGTACGCGAGGGCTTGGTTCGCCAAGTGAGCGCAAATGACCTTGTCGTCGGTGACGTGCTGATGTTGACGACAGGAGAAAAACTGCCTGTTGACGTTGCGTTGGCTCCCGATGCACACGTTTCCTTGCCAAGTGATTTGGCCGGGCTGCTGGCTTTGATCGGTCGGCAGGTACCAGCGGGGGTAGGCATTGCTGGCGCTGTGATGGCGACCGATGCCCAAGCAACCGTCACAGCGGTTTTGCGTGATGGTCTTGTCGACCATGCCTTTGCACAATTGAACGGAAAGACGGAAAATCATGCGCCAGCTTCACTTGTAACGAGTGCGGCAGTTGGTTTTGTCCTTGCGCTAAAACAGATTTTTCGGGTATCCGGCATTGCTGTATCACTCCTGGCAAGTGAATTGTTAAGAAGTAAACAAGTAAATCGTGCACAGCAGGTTCGGTTACATGCCGATCTTGCCCAACACGCCACCTTGGTTGGCGCCATGAAACATCACAGTAAAACAAGTGATTTTCGGCACAACCAAGATCCGGTCTCGTGA